A genomic window from Oryctolagus cuniculus chromosome 12, mOryCun1.1, whole genome shotgun sequence includes:
- the PTGDR gene encoding prostaglandin D2 receptor, translating into MRAPSYRCHNTTSVEKGNSATMGSVLFSAGLLGNLLALGLLARSGLGSCPPRPSRPPPSVFYVLVCGLTVTDLLGKCLVSPVVLTAYAQNRSLWGLMPVPGDSLCQAFAFCMSFFGLASTLQLLAMALECWLSLGHPFFYRRHITVRRGALVAPVVGVFCLAFCALPLAGFGRFVQYCPGTWCFIQMVHDDSSLAVLGYSVLYSSLMALLVLAIVLCNLGAMRNLYTMHQRLRRHARSGPRERAGPGAGERGASPHPLEELDHLLLLALMTVLFSMCSLPLIYRAYSGAFKAVDRRSQEADDLQALRFLSVISIVDPWIFIIFRTPVFRMFLHKIFIRPLQYGNWPSSSCRSHTESSL; encoded by the exons ATGAGGGCGCCCTCTTACCGCTGCCACAACACCACGTCGGTGGAGAAGGGCAACTCGGCGACGATGGGCAGCGTGCTCTTCAGCGCGGGCCTCCTGGGCAACCTGCTGGCGCTGGGGCTGCTGGCGCGCTCGGGGCTGGGCTCGTGCCCGCCGCGGCCGTCGCGCCCGCCGCCCTCGGTCTTCTACGTGCTGGTGTGCGGCCTGACCGTGACCGACTTGCTGGGCAAATGCCTCGTGAGCCCGGTGGTGCTGACCGCTTACGCGCAGAACCGGAGCCTGTGGGGGCTGATGCCCGTGCCCGGAGACTCGCTGTGCCAGGCCTTCGCCTTCTGCATGTCCTTCTTCGGGCTCGCCTCGACGCTGCAGCTCCTGGCCATGGCGCTCGAGTGCTGGCTGTCCCTGGGGCACCCCTTCTTCTACCGACGCCACATCACCGTGCGCCGGGGCGCGCTGGTGGCACCCGTCGTGGGCGTCTTCTGCCTGGCTTTCTGCGCGCTGCCCTTGGCGGGCTTCGGGCGCTTCGTGCAGTACTGCCCCGGCACCTGGTGCTTCATCCAAATGGTCCACGACGACAGCTCCTTGGCCGTGCTGGGCTACTCCGTGCTCTACTCCAGCCTCATGGCGTTGCTCGTGCTGGCCATCGTGCTGTGCAACCTGGGCGCCATGCGCAACCTCTACACCATGCACCAGCGCCTGCGCCGGCACGCGCGCTCCGGCCCCAGGGAGCGCGCCGGGCCGGGCGCCGGCGAGCGCGGGGCGTCTCCGCACCCCTTGGAGGAGCTGGATCACCTCCTGCTGCTGGCCCTCATGACGGTGCTCTTCTCCATGTGCTCGCTGCCGTTGATT TATCGTGCGTACTCCGGCGCTTTCAAGGCGGTGGACAGGCGCTCTCAAGAGGCCGACGACCTCCAGGCCCTGCGCTTCCTCTCTGTGATCTCCATCGTGGACCCTTGGATTTTCATCATTTTCAGAACTCCAGTATTTCGCATGTTTTTGCACAAGATCTTCATAAGACCTCTTCAGTACGGAAATTGGCCCAGCAGTTCATGCCGATCTCACACGGAATCCAGCCTGTGA